The following are encoded in a window of Brevibacillus ruminantium genomic DNA:
- the cas5c gene encoding type I-C CRISPR-associated protein Cas5c gives MRNQLEFEVYGNYALFTDPVTKLGGEKFSYHVPSYQALKGIVESIYWKPSIIWHIDEVRIINAIQTESKGVRPIEYNGGNTLAYYTYLRNPRYQVRCHFEFNPYRQDLNHDHNEGKHFNIAKRALKAGGRRDIFLGARECQGYVEPCVFGEGKGFYDEVPEVDFGIMVHGISYPDETGRKERETRLWRVKMEYGVIRFIRPEECALIRKTGEGSAKPFGPVNMQSVDNLYEELLPRGGGSE, from the coding sequence ATGAGGAATCAACTAGAGTTTGAGGTTTATGGAAATTATGCGCTTTTTACCGACCCTGTGACAAAACTTGGAGGCGAGAAGTTTTCTTATCACGTCCCTAGCTATCAGGCACTGAAAGGGATAGTTGAATCAATATACTGGAAGCCCTCCATCATTTGGCATATCGACGAAGTGCGTATCATAAACGCGATCCAGACAGAATCCAAAGGAGTCCGTCCGATTGAGTATAACGGCGGAAATACTCTGGCTTATTACACTTATCTCAGGAACCCACGGTACCAGGTACGCTGTCACTTTGAATTCAACCCTTATCGCCAAGACCTGAATCATGACCACAACGAGGGAAAGCACTTTAACATTGCAAAGCGGGCATTAAAGGCGGGAGGCCGCCGGGATATTTTTCTCGGAGCGCGAGAATGCCAGGGTTATGTGGAACCATGTGTTTTCGGCGAGGGAAAAGGCTTTTATGATGAGGTTCCCGAAGTTGATTTCGGCATCATGGTTCATGGCATCAGCTACCCGGATGAAACAGGCAGGAAGGAACGGGAAACGCGTTTGTGGCGAGTCAAGATGGAATATGGCGTCATCCGCTTTATCCGCCCGGAGGAGTGCGCGCTGATTCGCAAGACGGGCGAAGGTTCAGCCAAGCCGTTTGGCCCCGTCAATATGCAGTCTGTAGACAACTTGTATGAGGAACTGCTTCCGAGAGGAGGAGGGAGTGAATGA
- the cas7c gene encoding type I-C CRISPR-associated protein Cas7/Csd2: MSTLDHKIDFAVVLSVRNANPNGDPLNGNRPRQNYDGRGEISDVCIKRKIRNRLQDMGEPILVQSDERRSDAYRSIKDRVDANAELQEFAKGKKQNNDLYAQVACNTWIDVRSFGQVFAFSGSDVSIGIRGPVSIHPAVSIDPIDISSIQITKSVNAVTPKDPNKKSSDTMGMKHRVDFGVYVFYGSINTQLAEKTGFTNEDADKIKQALLTLFENDASSARPDGSMEVYRLYWWEHQSKLGQYSSAKVHRSLQIQLREGIGEAKSAEDYVCTIQPLEGLEVQEYDGL, from the coding sequence ATGAGTACACTCGATCACAAAATTGATTTTGCTGTTGTTCTGTCAGTTCGCAATGCAAACCCGAATGGCGATCCGTTAAATGGCAATCGCCCTCGTCAAAATTACGATGGACGCGGTGAGATCTCGGATGTTTGCATTAAAAGAAAAATTCGCAATAGACTGCAAGATATGGGCGAACCTATTCTAGTCCAGTCCGACGAACGGCGCTCAGATGCATATCGCAGCATTAAAGACCGCGTGGATGCCAATGCAGAACTCCAAGAGTTTGCCAAAGGGAAAAAGCAGAACAACGATCTGTACGCGCAAGTAGCTTGCAACACATGGATTGATGTACGCAGCTTTGGACAAGTCTTTGCTTTTAGTGGTTCGGATGTATCGATCGGCATTCGCGGTCCGGTCTCTATTCATCCGGCTGTCAGCATCGACCCAATTGATATTTCCAGCATTCAGATTACCAAAAGCGTAAATGCGGTCACGCCAAAAGATCCGAACAAGAAAAGCTCTGATACGATGGGGATGAAACACAGAGTCGATTTTGGCGTGTATGTTTTCTATGGCAGCATCAATACCCAGTTGGCTGAAAAGACCGGATTCACAAATGAAGATGCTGATAAAATTAAGCAGGCTTTGCTCACATTATTCGAAAATGACGCATCTTCCGCCCGGCCGGATGGAAGTATGGAGGTATACCGTCTGTACTGGTGGGAGCATCAGTCCAAATTAGGGCAATACTCTTCCGCCAAGGTGCATCGTTCCTTACAGATTCAGCTAAGGGAAGGAATTGGCGAAGCGAAGTCGGCTGAAGACTATGTCTGCACCATACAACCTCTCGAAGGTCTGGAAGTTCAAGAGTATGATGGATTATAA
- the dapF gene encoding diaminopimelate epimerase has translation MPITKIPFAKMNGCGNDFIVVDNRKKMMKGFDLGTFVKNICARGTSLGADGFMMLEPSDIADFKMRYFNADGSEGAMCGNGARCLSRFAHLVGAASETMSFETMAGIYQAEVLPATHTVNVKFPDVPLKTLQLNQPYPTEGPASLYHYGFVGVPHTVWFLDNVAKLSDRQITEWGKQIRYDHARFPQGTNVNFAQVIDRHSLQIRTYERGVEAETYACGSGSTAAAIVAGILGLVESDSPIRMQTRGGVLRISYQLSEELARDVYMEGNAKLVATGELLPDAWL, from the coding sequence ATGCCGATCACAAAAATCCCGTTTGCCAAAATGAATGGTTGCGGAAATGACTTTATCGTCGTTGACAACCGCAAGAAAATGATGAAAGGCTTCGATCTGGGCACATTTGTGAAAAACATTTGTGCCAGAGGAACGTCCCTCGGGGCCGATGGCTTTATGATGCTGGAGCCCTCGGATATCGCAGACTTTAAGATGAGATATTTCAACGCCGACGGCAGCGAGGGCGCGATGTGCGGAAACGGGGCAAGATGCCTGTCCCGCTTCGCTCATCTGGTCGGAGCAGCAAGCGAAACCATGTCGTTTGAAACCATGGCAGGTATCTACCAGGCAGAGGTGCTTCCCGCTACGCACACGGTTAACGTAAAGTTTCCCGATGTCCCGCTGAAAACGTTGCAGCTTAATCAACCATATCCGACTGAAGGGCCTGCCTCTCTGTACCATTACGGGTTTGTCGGGGTTCCGCACACAGTTTGGTTTCTGGACAATGTAGCGAAGCTCTCTGACCGCCAGATCACGGAATGGGGAAAACAGATTCGCTATGACCACGCCCGCTTTCCTCAAGGAACCAACGTCAATTTTGCCCAGGTGATTGATCGCCACTCGCTGCAAATCCGCACCTATGAACGCGGGGTTGAGGCAGAGACGTACGCTTGCGGCTCCGGGTCGACCGCAGCGGCTATCGTTGCTGGTATATTGGGATTGGTAGAGAGTGACAGCCCGATCCGCATGCAGACCCGCGGAGGTGTTTTGCGCATTTCCTATCAGCTTTCCGAGGAGCTGGCCCGGGATGTGTACATGGAAGGAAACGCGAAGCTGGTGGCAACGGGCGAGCTTCTGCCGGATGCCTGGTTGTAG
- the cas8c gene encoding type I-C CRISPR-associated protein Cas8c/Csd1: MTWLATLKKTYENHADVIGQFEKKRNDREYALLPISHTTQSAHIEVNLDGQGNFISAKVVDKNEASTIIPCTEASASRTSAPVPHPLFDKLVYLAGDFTRYCGDVKENPHEKYLEQLLSWCESPASHPKVKSVYTYLCKGTLMADLIREKVLWVDEQGKLLDKWTTVMEEKYGEKPEIFKVIASDQSAAFVRFAVHVPGEAESRLWRDQSVQQSFIQYYDRELTDTDLCYVSGDHLPYADKHASRIRNSADKSKLISANDTSGFTFRGRFRSSREAASVSYEVSQKAHNALKWLIERQGFTIDGKVFLVWGTEKLAVPDPFSDTFSLYQDEEALGGDLANKEFANQIRLAIGGYRYDGDYKSKVIIMVLDAATPGRMAIVYYRDLNQELFLNRLENWHITCSWLHRYKKDGENRIRSFIGAPATRDIAFAAYGPRANDKVVKGMIERMLPPIIDGAKIPLDIVRSAITRASNPVGMDEWEWEKTLSITCALVKKTYEKEGFTVGLDTGNTDRSYLFGRMLAIADVLERRALGREEKRATNAVRYMNAFAQRPGRTWTIIQSNLQPYQARMGTEATYYNQLLDEVGAQLKAEHFTDRPLSGLYLLGFYSQRHELYKSKKEKEEETGQDSTNH; this comes from the coding sequence ATGACTTGGCTCGCTACTCTAAAGAAGACATATGAGAATCACGCGGATGTGATTGGCCAGTTTGAAAAAAAGCGTAATGATCGAGAGTACGCACTGCTGCCGATTTCGCACACTACCCAAAGTGCGCATATCGAGGTGAACCTGGATGGGCAGGGAAATTTTATCTCGGCAAAAGTGGTAGACAAAAATGAGGCAAGCACAATTATCCCCTGCACCGAAGCCTCTGCTAGCAGAACGAGCGCCCCGGTTCCCCATCCTCTCTTTGACAAACTGGTTTATCTGGCAGGCGACTTTACACGCTATTGTGGCGATGTTAAAGAAAATCCTCACGAAAAATATTTGGAGCAACTGCTCTCGTGGTGTGAATCTCCTGCCTCCCACCCCAAGGTGAAGAGCGTGTACACGTACCTTTGTAAAGGAACACTGATGGCTGACCTGATTCGGGAGAAAGTACTATGGGTAGATGAGCAGGGCAAGCTGCTGGATAAGTGGACAACGGTGATGGAAGAAAAGTATGGAGAAAAGCCGGAGATTTTCAAAGTGATTGCCTCCGACCAAAGTGCCGCTTTTGTCCGCTTTGCCGTACATGTGCCTGGTGAAGCGGAGTCGCGACTGTGGCGAGATCAGTCTGTGCAGCAGTCCTTCATTCAATACTATGACAGAGAGTTGACAGATACAGACTTGTGCTATGTCAGCGGTGATCATCTTCCGTATGCGGACAAGCATGCGTCGCGTATACGCAATTCTGCTGACAAGTCGAAATTGATTTCGGCCAATGATACGAGCGGCTTTACGTTTCGCGGGAGATTCCGCAGCAGCCGGGAAGCAGCGTCGGTAAGCTACGAGGTCTCACAGAAAGCGCACAACGCTTTGAAATGGTTGATTGAACGCCAAGGCTTTACCATAGATGGCAAGGTGTTTCTGGTATGGGGAACGGAAAAACTGGCTGTACCTGACCCTTTCAGCGATACATTCAGTTTGTACCAAGATGAAGAGGCATTAGGCGGGGATTTGGCGAATAAGGAGTTTGCCAATCAGATCCGACTGGCAATCGGCGGCTATCGGTACGATGGTGATTACAAATCCAAAGTCATCATCATGGTGCTGGATGCGGCCACTCCCGGACGGATGGCAATTGTTTACTATCGTGATTTAAACCAAGAGCTCTTTCTCAATCGCTTGGAGAACTGGCACATAACCTGTTCTTGGCTGCACCGTTACAAAAAGGACGGGGAGAATCGGATTCGTTCGTTTATTGGAGCTCCCGCAACACGAGATATCGCATTCGCCGCCTACGGTCCGCGAGCCAATGACAAGGTCGTCAAGGGAATGATTGAAAGAATGCTTCCACCTATTATTGACGGAGCTAAGATTCCGCTTGATATTGTTCGCAGCGCCATCACTCGCGCTTCCAATCCGGTAGGAATGGATGAGTGGGAGTGGGAAAAAACACTCAGTATCACATGTGCATTAGTGAAAAAGACTTACGAGAAGGAGGGTTTTACGGTGGGCTTAGATACCGGGAACACGGATCGGAGTTATCTGTTCGGCAGAATGCTGGCTATTGCCGATGTACTGGAAAGAAGGGCATTAGGCCGTGAAGAAAAACGGGCTACCAATGCAGTGCGTTATATGAATGCCTTTGCACAACGACCAGGAAGAACTTGGACCATTATTCAGTCGAATCTGCAGCCTTATCAGGCAAGGATGGGTACCGAAGCAACTTATTATAACCAATTGCTAGATGAGGTCGGCGCCCAACTAAAAGCGGAACATTTTACTGATCGGCCGCTAAGTGGTTTGTACCTGCTTGGATTTTACAGTCAACGCCACGAGTTATACAAGAGCAAGAAAGAGAAAGAAGAAGAAACAGGGCAAGATTCTACGAATCATTAA
- a CDS encoding oxalate decarboxylase family bicupin — MNRRFDQAAFDEIPQPIRNDTGWWDFGPRNIMRDLENPDLLVPPVTDAGTIPNMRFSFSDAHMQLNHGGWSREITVRELPIATTLAGVNMALTPGGVRELHWHQQAEWAIMLVGRARITAVDQNGRHFIADIGVGDLWYFPPGIPHSIQGMEEGCEFLLGFDDGHFSDLNTLSISDWFARTPKDVLSANFGIPESAFAHIPGKQVYIFQGDVPGSLESQQVPDPYGTVPLSFSHRLLAQKPIVTPGGTVRIADSSNFPISTRIAAALVEIKPGGMREMHWHPNADEWQYYISGKGRMTVFGANGTARTFDYQAGDVGYVPFAFGHYIQNTGNQSLWFLEMFKSDRFEDVSLNQWMALTPHQLMQENLGVGPELMHELRTEKWPVVT, encoded by the coding sequence ATGAATCGACGCTTCGATCAAGCGGCGTTTGATGAGATACCGCAACCGATCCGAAACGATACCGGCTGGTGGGATTTTGGCCCGCGGAATATCATGAGAGATCTGGAGAACCCTGATCTGCTTGTTCCGCCTGTTACAGATGCCGGAACCATTCCAAACATGAGGTTTTCTTTCTCTGATGCCCATATGCAGTTAAATCACGGCGGCTGGTCGCGGGAAATAACGGTGAGAGAGCTTCCGATCGCCACCACGCTGGCGGGTGTGAACATGGCTTTGACGCCAGGGGGTGTACGCGAGCTTCACTGGCATCAGCAAGCAGAATGGGCCATTATGCTGGTTGGCCGGGCACGCATTACTGCCGTCGATCAGAACGGGAGGCACTTCATTGCGGATATCGGGGTAGGAGACTTGTGGTATTTCCCGCCCGGCATTCCACACTCGATTCAAGGCATGGAGGAAGGGTGCGAGTTTTTACTCGGCTTTGATGACGGACACTTCTCGGACTTAAATACGTTGTCCATCTCCGATTGGTTCGCTCGTACGCCAAAGGACGTGCTGTCCGCCAATTTCGGCATACCGGAAAGCGCATTTGCCCACATCCCCGGCAAACAAGTTTACATTTTCCAAGGAGATGTTCCCGGTTCGCTGGAAAGTCAGCAAGTTCCCGATCCCTACGGTACGGTGCCACTTTCCTTTTCCCATCGGTTACTCGCACAAAAGCCGATCGTCACACCAGGGGGGACAGTGCGCATCGCCGACTCGTCAAACTTCCCCATCTCGACTAGAATCGCAGCGGCGCTGGTAGAAATCAAACCGGGCGGAATGAGGGAAATGCATTGGCACCCCAATGCAGACGAGTGGCAGTACTACATCTCTGGAAAGGGACGCATGACGGTCTTTGGGGCGAACGGAACCGCTCGTACCTTCGATTACCAGGCCGGTGATGTAGGGTATGTCCCCTTCGCTTTCGGCCACTACATTCAGAACACGGGTAACCAGAGTCTGTGGTTTCTGGAAATGTTTAAAAGTGACCGCTTTGAAGACGTCTCTCTCAATCAGTGGATGGCGCTGACCCCTCATCAGTTGATGCAGGAAAATCTAGGTGTAGGGCCAGAGCTGATGCATGAATTGCGGACGGAAAAATGGCCGGTCGTGACATAA
- the cas1c gene encoding type I-C CRISPR-associated endonuclease Cas1c, with amino-acid sequence MRKLLNTLFVTTQDAYLSLDGENIVVKNEEETLGRYPLHNLEAVCTFGYAGASPALMGACAARNISLTFLTRNGRFLARVIGEDRGNVVLRKEQYRISDNERRSALVARNIIVGKLYNSKWILERATRDYPLRIDVDRMKRVTASLSETMKLVRNVEDLGILRGLEGTAAVQYNSVFDDLILQQKEHFSFRGRSKRPPLDNVNALLSFAYTLLANDMKAALEAVGLDAYVGFLHRDRPGRASLALDLMEELRGVYADRLVLSLINKRIINSKGFHKKENGAVIMDEDTRKQVLKAWQERKQEKIIHPYLHEKISWGLVPYAQALLLARFIRGDLDEYPPFLWK; translated from the coding sequence ATGAGAAAGCTGCTGAATACGTTGTTCGTTACCACGCAGGACGCATATTTATCATTAGATGGTGAAAATATCGTAGTCAAAAATGAAGAGGAAACGTTAGGGCGCTACCCCCTGCACAATTTAGAGGCGGTGTGTACGTTTGGTTATGCAGGCGCAAGTCCAGCTTTAATGGGGGCGTGTGCTGCACGTAATATTTCACTGACTTTTCTAACCCGAAATGGGCGTTTTTTGGCCAGGGTGATTGGAGAAGACAGAGGAAATGTGGTACTCAGAAAGGAACAGTATCGGATCTCCGACAATGAAAGAAGAAGTGCCCTGGTGGCCCGAAATATAATAGTAGGGAAACTGTACAACAGCAAATGGATTTTGGAGCGTGCGACACGTGACTACCCGCTCCGAATCGATGTCGACAGAATGAAGCGGGTGACGGCCTCGTTGTCCGAGACGATGAAACTAGTCCGTAATGTAGAAGACCTAGGGATTTTGCGAGGCCTGGAAGGGACTGCTGCGGTTCAGTACAACTCTGTGTTCGATGATCTAATCTTGCAGCAAAAAGAGCATTTTTCTTTTCGCGGCCGCAGCAAACGGCCGCCGCTTGATAATGTCAACGCTTTGTTATCCTTCGCTTATACCTTGCTTGCCAATGATATGAAGGCGGCTTTGGAGGCGGTGGGACTGGATGCCTACGTTGGCTTTTTGCACAGGGATCGACCGGGGCGGGCTTCGCTGGCGCTTGATCTGATGGAAGAACTCAGAGGGGTTTATGCAGATCGACTGGTGCTGTCCCTGATTAATAAAAGGATCATAAACAGCAAGGGCTTCCATAAGAAAGAAAATGGCGCGGTCATTATGGACGAAGATACAAGAAAACAAGTATTAAAAGCCTGGCAAGAAAGAAAACAAGAAAAGATTATTCATCCGTATCTGCATGAAAAAATCTCTTGGGGACTGGTCCCTTATGCGCAAGCGTTGCTATTAGCCAGGTTTATTAGAGGGGATTTGGATGAATATCCTCCATTCTTGTGGAAGTAG
- the cas2 gene encoding CRISPR-associated endonuclease Cas2, producing MLILITYDVSTSSAEGRRRLTRVSKKCLDYGQRVQNSVFECILDTTQFRRLKYELEELIDTEKDSLRFYNLGDKYKTKVEHLGIKHSYDMEGPLIL from the coding sequence ATGTTAATCCTCATTACCTATGATGTAAGTACATCAAGCGCGGAAGGCAGAAGAAGACTGACCCGAGTATCTAAAAAGTGCTTGGACTATGGTCAAAGAGTACAGAATTCTGTTTTTGAATGCATACTTGATACGACCCAGTTTCGCCGTCTCAAATATGAATTGGAGGAATTGATAGACACGGAAAAGGATAGTTTGCGTTTCTATAATCTCGGTGACAAATACAAGACTAAAGTAGAACATCTTGGAATAAAGCATTCCTATGACATGGAAGGCCCGTTGATTCTTTAA
- the cas4 gene encoding CRISPR-associated protein Cas4 has product MMDYNEEDFLLLSGIQHFNFCRRQWALIHIEQQWEENVRTLEGAYVHRVADQPLLREKRGEKLIVRALPVHSKQLGVAGICDVVEFVRDPEGISLAGEEGLYLPFPVEYKRGKPKKDDSDRSQLIAQMLCLEEMLVCELSVGYLYYDEIKQRVEVPVTPSDKEQVRKIFREMHHYFQKNHTPKAKAGPHCQSCSLNQVCLPEMMNRKKVSSFIESRLNE; this is encoded by the coding sequence ATGATGGATTATAACGAAGAGGATTTCTTGCTGCTTTCAGGCATTCAGCATTTTAATTTTTGCAGAAGACAGTGGGCGCTCATTCATATTGAACAGCAATGGGAGGAAAATGTCCGAACGCTTGAGGGAGCATATGTACACAGAGTAGCGGATCAACCTCTGCTTCGTGAAAAAAGAGGGGAGAAGCTGATCGTTCGTGCATTGCCTGTTCACTCAAAGCAGCTAGGGGTCGCAGGAATTTGTGATGTTGTTGAGTTTGTCCGTGATCCTGAAGGGATATCGCTTGCAGGGGAGGAAGGTCTGTACCTTCCTTTCCCTGTTGAATACAAGCGGGGAAAACCCAAAAAAGATGATTCAGACCGTTCGCAGTTAATTGCCCAGATGTTGTGTCTGGAAGAAATGCTGGTTTGCGAACTCTCAGTTGGATATCTCTATTACGATGAGATCAAACAACGAGTAGAAGTGCCTGTTACTCCCTCGGATAAGGAGCAGGTACGTAAAATCTTTCGAGAAATGCACCATTATTTTCAAAAGAATCACACCCCGAAGGCGAAAGCAGGTCCGCACTGCCAAAGCTGCTCTTTAAACCAAGTTTGCTTGCCTGAGATGATGAATAGAAAAAAGGTTTCAAGTTTCATTGAAAGCAGGTTGAACGAATGA
- the cas3 gene encoding CRISPR-associated helicase Cas3', whose translation MGFIAHIRQKDGCIQTVNEHLREVQTECERYGMKIGVRHLAGLAGLLHDLGKNTTGFKTYINEAAANPDAPPRRGSVDHSTAGGRLLYQRYHQKAVTVEDKLAAEWIANCIISHHQGLRDFLDPQLLSPFLERVAVKELEEYEQAVAAFFENYSERELDHYFAGAKAEIQHVLNVIKKQSLPSITASLLIKYIFSCLIDADRTNTREFEEGEVTEEKIDSLAFFGKSYRKLMDTLMEFEQAEDADHPINRLRSEMSRQCEAFALRPSGIFTLSIPTGGGKTIASLRYALKHAITWNKERIIYIVPYTTIIEQNAKEIREILKENDMILEHHSNVIEESDVEDESDYIRRKKIRLAKDNWDRPIIFTTMVQFLNTFYAKGTRNIRRMHQMANAVLIFDEVQSVPTKCVSLFNAALNFLHVFGRSSMVLCTATQPALDFVKHKLLLSDQAEMIENLDDVGKSFKRVELIDYTTPLGWKTEELAAFIQERLDEVASVLVILNTKTAARKLFVQLEENKRSGNRPVRLFHLSTNMCAAHRKEVLAKVKQALSAKERVICVSTQLIEAGVDISFDCVIRSLAGLDSIAQAAGRCNRHGKDEVRHVYIIKSAEEMLTRLPEIRIGAEKTQRILFEFQQEPERFGHDLLSASALNAYFQYYYDHMKDGLHYPIRELEKNLFDLLGTNKDYFEGYKNKHGKSPEFLTRSSFATAEKHFEVISDTATSVLVPYNQEAESVILALNGELDTRSLGELLQKSQQYVVNIYSHELKKLEKNGDIYPLLHGHVLALREVAYSDRFGVEAEGEGEWAMAML comes from the coding sequence ATGGGATTTATTGCTCATATCCGCCAAAAGGACGGATGTATTCAGACTGTGAACGAACATTTGCGGGAAGTTCAAACGGAGTGTGAACGTTATGGTATGAAAATCGGTGTCCGACATCTCGCGGGTTTGGCAGGCTTGTTGCACGACCTTGGGAAAAATACAACCGGTTTTAAGACGTATATTAATGAAGCGGCAGCGAATCCTGATGCTCCTCCACGCAGAGGATCTGTAGATCATTCGACAGCAGGGGGTAGATTGCTTTATCAGCGTTATCATCAGAAAGCCGTAACAGTTGAAGACAAGCTGGCTGCGGAATGGATCGCTAATTGCATAATTTCCCATCACCAAGGATTAAGAGATTTTCTCGATCCGCAACTGCTTTCGCCATTTTTAGAACGTGTAGCGGTGAAAGAGTTGGAGGAATACGAACAGGCGGTGGCAGCTTTTTTTGAAAATTATTCAGAAAGAGAGTTGGATCACTATTTTGCAGGGGCAAAAGCGGAGATTCAGCATGTATTGAATGTGATCAAAAAACAAAGCCTGCCATCGATTACCGCTTCCCTACTTATCAAGTACATATTCAGTTGTTTGATTGATGCAGATCGAACAAATACGCGGGAGTTTGAAGAGGGGGAGGTTACAGAAGAAAAGATTGACAGTCTTGCATTCTTTGGCAAAAGCTACCGGAAGTTAATGGATACTTTAATGGAGTTTGAACAAGCTGAAGACGCTGACCATCCAATTAACCGTTTAAGAAGCGAGATGTCACGTCAATGCGAAGCGTTTGCCCTGCGACCATCAGGTATATTTACGCTATCAATCCCCACTGGAGGAGGAAAGACGATAGCCAGTTTGCGCTATGCGCTTAAACACGCGATTACCTGGAACAAGGAACGAATCATTTACATCGTTCCCTATACGACAATTATCGAGCAAAATGCCAAGGAGATCAGGGAGATTTTAAAAGAGAATGACATGATCCTTGAGCATCACTCAAATGTAATCGAGGAAAGCGATGTTGAGGATGAAAGCGATTATATCCGCAGGAAGAAAATCAGGCTTGCCAAAGATAACTGGGACCGACCCATTATTTTTACCACGATGGTACAGTTTTTAAATACGTTTTATGCCAAAGGTACACGTAATATACGAAGGATGCACCAGATGGCTAATGCTGTTCTGATCTTTGACGAGGTTCAATCTGTTCCAACCAAATGTGTCTCGTTATTTAACGCAGCTCTAAACTTTCTGCATGTTTTTGGACGTTCAAGTATGGTTTTATGCACAGCTACACAACCTGCGCTGGATTTTGTCAAACATAAACTGCTTTTGTCCGACCAGGCTGAAATGATTGAGAATCTGGATGACGTGGGAAAAAGCTTTAAGCGAGTGGAACTGATCGACTATACGACTCCTTTAGGTTGGAAAACGGAGGAGTTGGCAGCGTTTATACAGGAGAGGCTGGATGAAGTCGCTAGTGTTCTCGTTATTTTAAATACGAAGACGGCTGCACGTAAATTGTTTGTTCAACTAGAAGAGAACAAACGGAGTGGTAATCGTCCGGTGAGGTTGTTTCACTTGAGTACGAATATGTGTGCGGCTCATCGAAAGGAAGTGTTAGCGAAGGTAAAGCAGGCGCTCTCAGCTAAGGAGCGAGTCATCTGTGTCAGTACGCAGTTGATCGAAGCGGGAGTAGATATCAGCTTTGATTGCGTCATTCGCTCCTTGGCAGGGCTTGACTCGATTGCACAGGCTGCAGGCAGATGCAACCGACATGGGAAAGATGAGGTACGACATGTTTATATTATCAAATCTGCTGAGGAAATGTTGACTCGGCTACCGGAAATTCGTATCGGGGCAGAGAAAACACAACGTATTCTGTTTGAATTTCAGCAAGAGCCGGAACGTTTTGGTCATGATTTGCTTTCGGCATCAGCACTCAATGCCTATTTCCAATACTATTACGATCATATGAAGGATGGGCTTCACTATCCGATTCGAGAGCTGGAAAAAAATCTGTTTGATTTGCTCGGTACCAATAAGGATTATTTTGAGGGTTACAAAAATAAGCACGGGAAAAGCCCTGAATTTCTTACTCGCTCATCATTTGCGACGGCGGAAAAACACTTTGAGGTGATTAGCGATACTGCTACATCGGTACTCGTCCCTTACAACCAAGAGGCGGAGAGTGTGATCTTGGCATTAAACGGAGAGCTTGATACCCGAAGTCTGGGGGAGCTGCTGCAAAAATCTCAACAATATGTGGTCAATATATACAGTCATGAATTAAAAAAGCTGGAGAAAAATGGGGATATTTATCCTCTGCTGCACGGTCATGTCCTGGCATTACGAGAAGTTGCTTATTCGGATCGTTTCGGGGTTGAAGCGGAGGGAGAAGGCGAATGGGCGATGGCGATGTTATAA